Proteins found in one Paenibacillus borealis genomic segment:
- a CDS encoding phosphoglycerate kinase — protein sequence MNKKSVRDVEVKGKRVFVRVDFNVPVEDGKITDDTRIRETLPTIKYLIENGAKVILASHMGRPKGEFVDSMRLTSAAVRLSELLGKPVAKADEAIGEAVKAQIAELNEGDVLVLENVRFYKGEEKNDPELAKQFAELADLFVNDAFGAAHRAHASTEGIAHFLPAVSGLLMEKELSVLGKALSNPERPFTAIIGGSKVKDKIDVIDNLLTLADNVLIGGGLSYTFTKAQGYEIGNSLVDNDKIDAALGFIEKAKKLGKNFVLPVDVVVADKFGADANTKIVDVTDIPAGWEGLDIGPKTREIYADIIKNSKLVVWNGPMGVFEIDIFAEGTIAVAQACATTEGYTVIGGGDSAAAAEKFHLADQMDHISTGGGASLEFMEGKALPGVEALNDK from the coding sequence ATGAACAAAAAAAGTGTCCGTGATGTAGAAGTAAAAGGCAAACGCGTATTCGTGCGTGTAGATTTCAACGTGCCAGTGGAAGACGGTAAGATCACTGATGATACCCGTATCCGCGAAACCCTTCCAACAATTAAATACCTGATTGAGAACGGTGCAAAGGTCATTCTGGCCAGCCACATGGGCCGTCCCAAAGGTGAATTCGTCGATTCCATGCGGTTGACTTCCGCAGCTGTACGCCTGTCCGAATTGCTCGGCAAGCCGGTAGCCAAAGCTGATGAAGCAATTGGCGAAGCGGTAAAAGCACAAATCGCTGAACTGAACGAAGGCGACGTGCTTGTGCTTGAGAATGTCCGTTTCTATAAAGGTGAAGAAAAGAACGATCCTGAACTGGCTAAGCAGTTCGCTGAACTGGCTGACCTGTTCGTCAATGACGCATTCGGTGCGGCTCACCGTGCCCATGCTTCGACAGAAGGTATCGCTCATTTCCTGCCTGCAGTATCCGGCCTTCTGATGGAGAAGGAATTGTCCGTTCTGGGTAAGGCTCTATCCAATCCTGAACGTCCTTTCACTGCGATCATCGGCGGATCTAAAGTTAAAGACAAAATTGACGTGATCGACAACCTGCTGACTCTGGCTGACAATGTATTGATTGGCGGCGGCCTTTCTTACACCTTCACCAAAGCTCAAGGTTACGAAATCGGAAATTCTTTGGTGGACAACGACAAAATCGATGCGGCTCTTGGATTCATCGAGAAAGCCAAAAAGCTGGGCAAAAACTTCGTGCTTCCGGTTGACGTTGTAGTCGCTGACAAGTTCGGTGCAGATGCCAATACCAAAATTGTAGATGTAACTGATATTCCTGCTGGCTGGGAAGGTCTGGACATCGGTCCTAAAACCCGTGAAATTTACGCCGATATCATCAAAAACTCCAAGCTGGTTGTTTGGAACGGACCTATGGGCGTATTCGAAATTGATATCTTTGCTGAAGGTACAATTGCCGTAGCCCAGGCTTGCGCAACTACCGAAGGTTACACTGTTATCGGTGGCGGTGATTCCGCAGCAGCTGCTGAGAAATTCCACCTCGCAGACCAAATGGATCATATCTCCACTGGCGGCGGCGCATCACTCGAGTTCATGGAAGGTAAGGCACTTCCGGGTGTAGAAGCACTGAACGACAAGTAA
- the tpiA gene encoding triose-phosphate isomerase has protein sequence MSRTPIIAGNWKMFKTVPEAEGFIAEIKGQAEVEGVETVICAPFTNLPALVAAVQGTSIKIGAQNLHFEDNGAYTGEISGVMLKDLGVEYVIIGHSERRAYFGETDEIVNKKMHAAFRHGITPIVCVGEKLEEREADQTKDVCKVQTEAAFAGLSAEQAASVVIAYEPIWAIGTGKSSTSQDANEVIAYIRTLVKGLYDEATAEAVRIQYGGSVKPENVTEYMSQSDIDGALVGGASLQPASFVSLVEGAK, from the coding sequence ATGAGTAGAACACCTATCATTGCCGGTAACTGGAAAATGTTCAAAACCGTTCCGGAAGCCGAAGGCTTCATCGCTGAAATCAAAGGCCAGGCGGAAGTGGAAGGCGTAGAGACTGTAATCTGCGCACCATTCACTAACCTGCCTGCACTTGTTGCAGCTGTACAAGGCACCAGCATCAAAATTGGTGCACAGAACCTGCACTTCGAAGATAACGGCGCCTACACAGGTGAAATCAGCGGTGTAATGCTGAAGGATCTTGGTGTGGAGTATGTTATTATCGGCCACTCCGAACGCCGTGCATACTTCGGTGAAACGGACGAAATCGTTAACAAAAAAATGCATGCGGCATTCCGCCACGGCATTACTCCAATTGTCTGCGTAGGCGAAAAGCTCGAAGAGCGCGAAGCTGACCAGACAAAGGACGTGTGCAAAGTTCAGACTGAAGCGGCATTTGCCGGCCTTAGCGCTGAACAGGCAGCAAGCGTAGTTATCGCCTATGAGCCTATCTGGGCTATCGGCACAGGTAAATCCTCTACTTCCCAGGATGCTAACGAAGTTATTGCTTACATCCGTACCCTTGTAAAAGGCTTGTATGATGAAGCAACTGCTGAAGCTGTCCGTATCCAATACGGCGGCAGCGTGAAGCCTGAGAATGTAACGGAGTACATGAGTCAAAGCGACATCGACGGCGCTCTAGTCGGCGGTGCCAGCCTGCAGCCTGCTTCCTTCGTTTCACTCGTTGAGGGGGCGAAGTAA